Sequence from the Streptomyces mobaraensis NBRC 13819 = DSM 40847 genome:
CTGGAACACGAACGCGCCGTCTTCCCGGGCGGGTGCCTCTTCACCACCGCCTCCGTGGAGTTCGACGCCCGGGGCGGCCGGGTGCGCGACGCGGTGGCGCGGCTCAGCCGCGTCTGGCGCCGCCGCCTCGCGGCCGAGGTCCGCCAGGCGGTCGCGGCCGGCGATCTGCCCGCCGGCACCGATCCCGAGCAGGTGACGTACGAACTCGTCGGCTGCTACCTGGCGCTCAACCAGGAGTTGCAGCTCCTCGCCGACCCGGAGGCACCGGCCCGTACCCGCCGCGCCCTGGACCGGCTGCTGGCGCCGGACGCTCCGGTCCACCCCCGCTGACGGCACGGCCGGGCGGACGGCCTCGCCCTGACGGACCCCGCGGCGGTGACTGCGCGGTCGGCACGAACGCCCGTCGGATGCTTCCCGGACTCCGCCAACCGCGCCGCCGACGTGAAGCCGCGCCCTGATGCCGTCGGATGCTGTCGGACGTCGCCGGCCGCCGGTGCGGGCACCAGTACCACCCCCACGTCGGGTGCCAGCCGGATGGAGCCGCGCCGGGACCGGCAGGAGGATCGGTGCCGACACCGAAGTGACATCGTTGGGAGGGTCCGATGGCCAAGGCGTGGGGCGGGCGAAGGGGGTCGCGGGCGCGGCGGAGGGGCGCGGTCGCGCTGGCCGGAACGGCGGCGGCGGTCATGGCCGCCGCGGTGCTGCCGGCCGGCGTCGCACGGGCCGGGGACGCGGCGGAGGCGCGGGTGCCCGTACGGTACGCGCAGCAGCGGCTGGGCTGGCGGCCCTGCGGGGACGGGTCGGTGCTGGAGTGCGCGGCGATGACCGTCCCCCGCGACTGGCACCGGCCGAACGCCGGTCACGATCTGACCGTGGCGGTCTCCCGGCACCGCGCGAGCGGCCCCGGCGGCCGGCGCGGGGTGCTGATGGTGGCGGCGGGAGGGCCGGGTGCCTCGGGGCTCGACCGGCCGTCCGGCCTCGTCGAGGACAAGCCCGAACTGGCCGCCGCGTACGACGTGGTGGGCTTCGACCAGCGGGGCGTCGGCCGCAGCACGCGTCCGGTGTGCCAGACGGAGGAGGAGTTCCGGGAGTTCTTCGCCCACGACTTCCGGGACCGCTCCCCCGCCGCCCTCCGGGGCGTGCTGGATCGATCGCGCGCGATGGCGCGCGACTGCGAGGCACGCAGCGGCGGGCTGCTGCCGTATCTGACCACCGAGCAGACGGTCCGGGACGTGGACCTGTTCCGTTCCCTGCTCGGCGCGGAGCGGATCTCGTACTACGGCCCCTCCTACGCCACCATGATCGGCGCCTACTACGCGACGCTGTTCCCCCGGCGCGTGGAACGGATGGTGCTGGACAGCAACGTCGGCTGGGCGGGTTCGTGGGAGGCGTTCGAGCGGGGGCAGCCCAGGAGCTTCCAGCGCCGGTTCGAAGGGGACTTCCTGCCGTGGCTGGCGAAGTACGACGCCGTGTACCACTACGGGCGGACGGCCGGGGAGGTCAAGGCCCGGTGGGAGGCGCGACGACGGGCACTGGCCGAGCACCCGGTGACCGTCGGCACGGCCGTCATCGGCCCGAACCAACTGGACAACGGCACGATCCAGGCCATGTACAACGCGCGGGAGGGCTTCCCCGCGCTGGCGGCGGCGCTCCACGCGCTGGACCGCGGCAACGACGCGGAGCCCGGCGAACGGCACCTGCTGGAGAAGGTCTTCGGCTCCTACCTCAGCCCGGCCTTCCTCGCCGAGTTCTTCTCCGTGACCTGCGGCGACACCGCCTGGAACCGTGACGTCGGCACCTGGGTCCGGCGCGGCGCGCGGGACACCGCGGCGCTGCCGCTCGCCGGGGCCCGCGAACTGGCCTTCTCCTCGGTGTGCGCGTACTGGCCGGCGTCTGCCACGCCGAGGGTCAAGGTCACGGGCGCCGGCCTGCCGACGACGCTGATGGTCAACTCCGTGCGCGACCCCGCCACGTACTACGAGGCCGCGCTCGCGGACCACCGGGCCCTGCGCGGCTCCCGCCTGGTCACCGTCACGGGCGGCGGCGACCACGGCCAGTACCGCGACGGCAACGCGTGCGTCGACGCCATCGTCACCGAGTACCTGCTGACGGGCCGGGCGCCGGGACGCGACACGACGTGCGCGGCCGGCCCGCTCCCCGTCCCCGCCGGGGCGGGCGCGCGGGCTGTCTCCTAGCGTCCTCGGCGTCCTTCATCCGCCGAGGTGCCCGCGCAGCACCTCCGTATGGCTGTGGGCGGGGTCCTTGGCCGCGGTCAGGAGGGTGACGGGGCCTTCGGCCGCGAGGCCGCGCAGGCGGTCGAGGGCCCCGGCCGCCTCGGGCGCGGCGAGTTCGGCCTCGTAGCGGCGGCGGAACTCGTCGAACGTGCCGTCGGGGCCGTGGTACCACCGGCGCAGTTCGGTGGAGGGCGTGAGCTCCTTGGGCCACTCGTCGACGTGCGCGTCCTCCTTGGCGAGGCCACGCGGCCACAGGCGGTCGACCAGGACCCGGGTGCCGTCGGCGGGCTGGGGCGGGTCGTAGACGCGTCGTACGTTGATGTGGGGTGCGGGTTTCGGATTCATGGCGCCGGATTCACCTTTCGTCTGTTTCCGCCTGCTTCCATCTGTTTCCGTATGTTTACGTCCTCCGCGGTGGTGCCGCAGGTCTACGACTGCCACCGGCCACCCTCCTGGAACCCAACCGGCCCGCCGCGACGTCACGACGTGCGAATCCGCGGGGGGCCGGCGAGGAATCCCGACGGCCCGTCCGTACCGGACACCGCCCATGGCACAGTGCTGCCATGAGCAACCTCGATCTTCATCCGGCCCCCACTCCGTGCGGCGGCCGGGAGGACGTCACCGCGCGTCCCGTGCACGAGCTGCTGCGGGCGAAGAGCGTCCCGCTGGGCGAGAGCACCATGGTCCGGCGGCTGCTGCCCAGCATGGGACGGCGCATGATCGGCGCCTGGTGCTTCGTCGACCACTACGGGCCCGACGACATCGCCGACCGGCCGGGGATGCAGGTGGCGCCGCATCCGCACATGGGCCTGCAGACCGTCAGCTGGCTGCACGAGGGCGAGGTCCTGCACCGTGACAGCCTCGGCAGCCTCCAGACGGTACGGCCGCGGGAGCTAGGGCTGATGACGTCCGGGCGGGCCATCGCCCACTCCGAGGAGTCGCCGCGCGAGCACGCCCGGCTTTTGCACGGCGCGCAGTTGTGGGTGGCCCTGCCCGACGCCGACCGGCACCGGGCACCCATGTGGGAGCACCACGCGGACCTGCCGCGGGTCCACGGCGGCGGCCTCGACGCCACCGTCATCCTCGGCGAACTCGACGGCGCCCGCTCCCCCGGCACCACCTTCACCCCGATCGTCGGCGCCGACGTCTCCCTCCCCGCGGGCGCCTCGGCACGCCTCCCCGTCGAGCCCGACTTCGAGTACGCGGCGCTGACCATGTCGGGCGAGGCCGAGGTGGACGGCGTCCGGCTCGCCCCCGGTTCCCTGCTCTACCTGGGCTGCGGACGCCGCGAACTGCCGCTGCGCGCGGACACGGACAGCGCGTTCATGCTGCTGGGCGGCGAGCCGTTCGAGGAGCACCTGGTCATGTGGTGGAACTTCGTGGGCCGTTCCCACGAAGAGATCGCCCAGGCCCGATCGGACTGGACGGCCGGCTCCCGCTTCGGCACGGTACATGGCTACGCGGGCACCCGACTGCCGGCTCCCGAACTGCCGCCGGTGCCGCTCAAACCGCGGGGAAGGGCGCGCTGAACCGGGCAAACACTCAAGGGCCAGGCTGCTCGCGCCGGCCTTGGCCCTCCAGCCCGGTTCATCGTCGAACCGGCCCGAGCACCCGACGGTTCGACAGCCGCGTCCGGGACAGCCTGCTCCCCGAGCTTGGACCTCTGTCAGCAGCTTTTTTCATCCTCATGCTGACCTGGTGCCGACTTTACTGACAGGCCGTCAGCACTGGGCGGCTGCTGCGCCTCGGCAGCCGAAGCGCCTTCACGGCCGGATGGCCTGGGCACGGCCGGGACCTTCGGCCCCGAGCCGGGTCAGGGCACGGGCACCAGGACCACGGGACAGTGGGCGCCGCGCAGCACGGAACGGGTGACCGGACCGAACCGGAACCCGGCGGCGTGCCGGGCGCGGCGCACGCAGAGGACGACGACGTCCGCGTCCTCGCTCGCCTCGACCAGCGCCCTCCCGGGCGATCCGGATACGGATTCCGTGCGGACCTCGACGTCCGGGTACTCCTCGCGCAGCGCCGCCGCCGCGAACACCGGCACGGCGGCCTCGCACCGCTCCCGCCGGACCGCGCCGTCCCGGTACCACTCCGCCGGGGGCAGCGGGCCGGGCACCGCCGAGTACCGCCAGGCGTGCAGCACCCGGAGAGCGGCGCCGCGCCGGGCGGCCCCGGACGCGGGAGGAACAGGGGGCCGACGGTCCCTCGCCGACGCGCGATTCCGTGTTCCGCCCGCAGTCGACTCCCGGCATGAGGGGGCCGAAGGCCCTCCCGTGCCGCACGGCTGAGGGTCCATCGCCCCCGGCACCGGGGTCCACCGGCCCGGAGCCTCGGCCGGCCCGGGGCGTCAGCCTGACGGGTGGAGCATCGGGACGGCGAGAAGGAGCCTGAGATGGTGGACCACCGCACGGTCGGCGACCTTATGACGCACCATGTGGTCCGGGTTCGCCCGGACACGCCGTACAAGGCGATCGTCCGGAAGCTGACGGAGTACGAGATCACGGCCGTGCCGGTCGTGGACGGCGGCGGCCGGGTGGTCGGGATGGTCTCGCAGGCCGACCTGATGCCCAAGGCGGCCGGCCTGTCGGCCGCTTCGGCCCGGCCGCGTCCCGGGCCGCCCGGTGGCCGGCCCGTTCCGGAGACCGGGGCGAAGGCCGAGGGGGTGCGGGCCGCGGACCTCATGACCTCTCGTCCGGTCTGCGCCCGGCCGGACTGGACGGTGGCGGAGGCCGCCCTGGTGATGACGGAGCGGAACCTCGGCCGCCTGCCCGTCGTCGACGAGGCGGAGGTGCTCGTCGGGATCGTCAGCCGCGGCGACATCCTGCGGGTCTACCTGCGCGACGACGCCGCCATCCGCTCCGAGATCGAGCTCGACGTGTTGTGGCGGTGCCTGGGCCTGTCGCCCTCGGCGGTGCGGGTCCGGGTGTCCCAGGGCCAGGTCACGCTGACCGGGACGGTGGAGGCGGACGACGCGGGCGTCCTGCCCGTGATCGGCCGTCTCTGCCGCTCGGTGGACGGGGTGGTCTCCGTTCAGCGGCGCGTCTCGTGCCTGCGGACCGGCACGGAGTCCACCGCCGCGTCAGGGACGAGGTGAGCGGGATGACGTACGAGTCGCACGGGCCGCGCACCGTCGGCGACGTGATGACGCGGACGGTGGTCGCCGTCGGCCGCCGGGCGGTCTACAAGGAGATCGTCAAGACGCTCGCGGAGTGGCGGGTCGGGACCGTGCCGGTGCTGGCGGGCGAGGGACGGGTGGTCGGGGTCGTCTCCCGGGCTGATCTGCTGTCGAGGGAGGAGTTCCGGGACGAACCCGGGCGGGAGGTCGAGGGCGTCGGAGCGGCCGTCGCCCTGGGCCGCCACGGCGCGGACGGCCTGGCGAAGGCGGCCGCGCGGACCGCGGAGGATCTCATGAGCGCTCCCGCCGTCACCGTGCGCGGTGACGCGACCGTCGCCGAGGCCGCGCGGATCATGGCCCGCGCGCGCGTCAAGACGCTCCCCGTGGTCGACGCGGAGGGCCGGCTCGCCGGCATCGTCAGCCGAGGCGACCTGCTCACCGTCTACCTGCGCGAGGACGAGGACATCGCCGCGGAGATCCGTACGGACGTCGTCGCCCCGCTGTTCCCCCACCGTCGGCCCACGGTGGACGTCCGGGTGGACGAAGGCGTCGTCACCCTCTCGGGCGCGGTGCCGGACTCGGTGCCGGTCCCGCTCGTCATCCGGCTGGTGCGGGCGGTCGGCGGCGTCGTCGACGTCGGCGTGCGGCCGGCACCGTCCGTCGCCCGGTGACGCCCGTGATCCCGGTGACGCCCGCCCGGCTCCCGGGCGGGCGAGTGGCGCGTCGTGGAACCGCTCTGGTCGAAGCGGCTGCCCACCCGGCACCGGCCGTGGCGGGCCCCGCGCGGGGTCCGAAGGTCCCCCGCCGGGGCGGGACCAGCGGCCCGGCGGGACGGCGGACGGAGGGGCCCGTCGGCGGGGCCCGGGGCACCTCAAGTCCCTGGCCCCGCACTCCCGCCGGCGACGAACATCGGCGGCGGGACGCCCCGCGGCACCGGCCGACGGACGGCGTCACCGACGATCGGAGGCAGTGATGACCACGGTGACCGAGCCCGCGGCCGGCACTCCGGCGGGCGCCTGGCACGGCTTCGCCGGCCAGGGCTGGCGGGAGCGGATCGACGTACGGGACTTCATCCTGGCGAACGTCACCCCGTATGAGGGGGACGCCGCCTTCCTGACCGGTCCCACCGGGCGGACCCGCGCCGTGTGGGGCGCCGTGACGGCGCTGTTCCCGGAGGAGCGGCGCAAGGGCGTCCTCGACGTCGACACCGCGACCCCGGCCGGCATCACCGCGCACCGCCCGGGCTACATCGACCGGGACCGCGAACTGATCGTCGGTCTGCAGACCGACGCCCCGCTCAAGCGCGCGATCATGCCGAACGGCGGGCTGCGGATGGTCGAGAACGGCCTGCGCGCCTACGGGTACGAGCCCGACCCGTTCGTCACCAAGGTCTTCGGCACCTACCGCAAGACCCACAACGACGGGGTCTTCGACGCCTACACCCCAGAGATGCGCCGGGCCCGCAAGGCGGGCGTCATCACCGGTCTCCCGGACGCCTACGGGCGCGGGCGGATCATCGGCGACTACCGCCGGGTGGCGCTGTACGGGGTGGACCGGCTGATCGAGGCCAAGCGCGCCGAGCGGGCCCGGCTGGACGATGTGCCGTCCGGCGAGGCGGTGATCCGCGACCGCGAGGAGCTCGCCGAGCAGCTGCGGGCGCTGGACGAGCTCAAGCGTATGGCCGCCGGCTACGGCTGCGACGTCTCCCGCCCGGCCGCCACCGCGCACGAGGCCGTCCAGTGGCTGTACCTGGGCTATCTGGCGGCGGTCAAGGAGCAGAACGGGGCGGCCATGTCCCTGGGCCGCACCTCGACGTTCCTCGACGTCTATTTGGAGCGGGACCTGGCCGAGGGGCGCATCGACGAGACGCGCGCCCAGGAGCTGATCGACGACTTCGTCATCAAGCTCCGCATCGTGCGCTTCCTGCGCACGCCGGAGTACGACGAGCTGTTCTCGGGCGACCCGACCTGGGTGACGGAGTCCATCGGCGGCATCGCCGAGGACGGCCGCCCGCTGGTCACCCGCACCTCCTTCCGCTTCCTGCGCACCCTCTACAACCTCGGGCCGGCCCCCGAGCCGAACCTCACCGTGCTGTGGTCGCCGGCGCTGCCCGAGGGCTTCAAGCGCTACTGCGCCCGGGTATCCATCGACACCAGCTCCATCCAGTACGAGTCGGACGACCTGATGCGGCCGCGCACCGGCGACGACACCGCCATCGCCTGCTGCGTGTCGGCCATGGCGGTGGGCCGGCAGATGCAGTTCTTCGGCGCGCGGGTCAACCTCGCCAAGGCGCTGCTGTACGCGGTCAACGGCGGCCGGGACGAGCTGACCGGGGAGCAGGTCGCCCCGGCCGCGCCCCCGCTGACGGGCGAATACCTCGACTACGACGAGCTGTGCGCGGCCTACGACCGGATGCTGGACTGGCTGGCGGGGACATACGTCGACGCGCTGAACGTCATCCACTACATGCACGACAAGTACGCCTACGAGCGGCTGGAGATGGCCCTCCACGACCATCCCGTGCGGCGCACCATGGCGTGCGGCGTCGCCGGCCTGTCCGTGGCGGCCGACAGCCTCTCGGCGGTCCGGTACGCGCGGGTGAGGGTGGTCCGCGACGCCACCGGCCTGGCGGTCGACTACGAGGTGGAGGGCGACTACCCGGCCTACGGCAACAACGACGACCGCGCGGACTCCCTCGCGTCCGGCCTCGTCACCGCGTTCATGGCCAAAATCCGCCGGCACCCCACCTACCGGGGGGCCGAGCACACCCAGTCGGTGCTCACCATCACCTCCAACGTGGTGTACGGCAAGCACACCGGCAACACCCCCGACGGGCGGCGGGCGGGCGCCCCCTTCGCGCCCGGCGCCAACCCGATGAACGGCCGCGACCGGCACGGCATGGCGGCCTCCGCCCTCTCGGTCGCCAAACTCCCCTACGACCAGGCCCTCGACGGCATCTCCCTGACCTCCACCATCACCCCGGACGGGCTCGGCCGTACCCCCGAGGACCGGGTGACGAACCTGGTCGGCCTGCTGGACGGCTACATGGCCGCGGGCGGCTTCCACATGAACGTCAACGTCCTGGACCGGGCCGTGCTGGAGGACGCCATGGAGCATCCGGAGAAGTACCCCGACCTGACCATCCGGGTCTCCGGGTACGCGGTGCACTTCGTCCGGCTCACCGAGGAGCAGCAGCGCGACGTCATCGGCCGCACCTTCCACGGGACGGCGTGAGCACCGCCGGGCCGGCCACCGGCCGCGTCCACTCCTGGGACCTGTCGACGGGGGTGGACGGGCCGGGGACCCGGTTCGTGCTGTTCACCAGCGGCTGCCCGCTGCGCTGCCGGTACTGCCAGAACCCGGACACCTGGCACCTGCGGGACGGGAAGGCCGTCGGCGTGGACGAGGTGCTGGCCCGGATCGAGACGTTCCGGGTGTTCCTGGCCGCCTCCGGCGGCGGGGTCACGATCAGCGGCGGGGAGCCGCTGCTCCAGCCGGCGTTCACCGGCGAGGTGCTGCGCCGGTGCAAGGCGCTCGGTCTGCACACGGCCCTGGACACCTCGGGTCACCTCGGCGCCCGCGCCGACGACGCGCTGCTCGCCGCCACCGACCTCGTCCTGCTCGACATCAAGTCCTTCGACGCCCGCACTTACCGCGCACTCACCGGCGGCGCCCTGGCACCCACGCTCCGCTTCGCCCGCCGCCTCGACGCGCTCGGCACGCGGGTGTGGGTGCGTTACGTGCTGGTGCCGGGCTGGACGGACGCGGAGGCGGACGTCGAGGGGCTGGCGGCGTTCGCCGCCGGCCTCGGGTGCGTGGAGCGCGTGGACGTGCTGCCGTTCCACAAGCTCGGCGCGGGCAAGTACGAGGCGCTGGGCATCCCCTTCCCCCTGCGGGACACCCCTGTGCCGGACGCGGCGCTGGTGCGCCGGGTGCGGGAGCGGTTCCGGGCCCACGGGCTGCGCGCGGACTGACCGCGCGCGGACCGCGTGCCCGGCGCCGACGCGGCTGCCGGGAACCCGACGCCTGCGGTCGGCCAGGAGCAGGCCGCTCGACCTGTACGGACCGTACGGCAGCCGCCGCACGGCCTGACGGGCCGCCGTCCCGGGCCGTCACGCGCGGTGCGACGGGACCTGCCGGCGGCCACCCGGCGCGCGCGCCCGTGCCGCGCCCCCGGAAAAGGGCGGCCGGCCGCCGTTTCACCCTCCCCGCGGATCACGATGCCCTAGGGTGGCCGGGCCGCGGGGTCACCGCGGTCTCCCCAGACCGGGGTCCGGCGCGGTACGAGGTGGCATGAGCGAGGACGAACGGCAACGTCGGCAGGGAGCCGGGTCGCCCCCTCCGGCTCCGGACGAGGATCCGGAACACATCGCCGAACGGATGTGCCGGCTCGACCGCGCGCAGGAGCGGATGCGGGCACTGCTGGACGCGGTGTTGGCCGTCAGCCGCGAACTGGACCTGCCGGTCGTGCTCCGCCGCATCGTCTCGGCCGCGATGGAGCTGGTGGACGCCCGCTACGGCGCCTTGGGCGTGCTGAACGACGACCACACAGGACTGGACGAGTTCCTCCCCCTGGGGCTCGAAGACCGGGAACGCCGGGCCCTGGCGGGGGTGGACCTGCCGCACGGCCAGGGCCTCCTCGGCCACCTCATCGAACACCCCGTGCCCCTGCGGGTCGACGGCCTCCTCCACCACCCGGGCTCCACGGGCTTCCCCGCGGGCCATCCGCCGATGCAGACGCTCCTCGGCGTCGCCATCAGCGTCCGCGGGCGCGTCTACGGCAACCTCTACCTGTGCGACCGCCGCGACGGCAAACCGTTCGACGACGAGGACGAGGCCGTGGTCCTCGCCCTGGCCGGCGCGGCCGGCGTCGCCATCGAGAACGCCCGCCTGTACGACCAGGTCCGTTCCGGCGCCGAGCAGTTCCAGCGGATGCTCCTGCCTCGGCTCCCCGACCTCGGTCCCTTCAGCGCGGCCGCCGTGTACCGGCCCGCCACCGCGCCCGGACACCATCTGGGCGGCGACTGGTACGACACGCTGCTGCTGCCCGACGGCGCCTGCGCGGCCGTCATCGGTGACGTGGTGGGGCACGACCTCAAGGCCGCGGCCGCCATGGCGCAGACCCGGAACATGCTCCGGGCCCTGCTCTACGACCGCGGGTCCCCGCCGAGTTCGATCCTCACGCAGCTCGACCGCACCCTCCACGCGGTCGCCGAGTCGCCGGTGACGACCGCGTGCCTGGCCCGGCTGGAACCCACGGCCGACGGCTGGACCCTGCGCTGGTCGGCCGCCGGCCATCTGCCGCCCCTCGTCCTGGATCCCGACGGACGGACGCGGTTCCTGCACGCCGAGCCGGGGCTGCCGCTCGGCGTGGACACCCGCCTGCCGCGCCCCGACCACGTCCACCCGCTGCGGCCGGGCAGCACGGTGATCTTCTACACGGACGGGCTGGTCGAGCATCCCCGGCATCCGATCGATGCCGGCCTGGACGCCCTGGCGGCCCTCGTCGCGGCCCACGCCCGGCTGCCGGTCGAGCACCTGTGCCGCGTCCTGGCCGACGAACGCCCCGGCGACGGCCACGACGACCTGGCGATTCTCGCCGTGCGGACCCCGGACCGCCCCGGGCGGGAGGGCTGACGGCCGGTCCGA
This genomic interval carries:
- a CDS encoding TetR/AcrR family transcriptional regulator: MSPRKSAAEARSTRRRIIDRGIAIASVEGLEGLTIGRLATDLGMSKAGILGHFGTKETLQLAVLEGASAVFVHSVWHPAEDAPPGLPRLRALCEAWIGYLEHERAVFPGGCLFTTASVEFDARGGRVRDAVARLSRVWRRRLAAEVRQAVAAGDLPAGTDPEQVTYELVGCYLALNQELQLLADPEAPARTRRALDRLLAPDAPVHPR
- a CDS encoding alpha/beta hydrolase; the protein is MAKAWGGRRGSRARRRGAVALAGTAAAVMAAAVLPAGVARAGDAAEARVPVRYAQQRLGWRPCGDGSVLECAAMTVPRDWHRPNAGHDLTVAVSRHRASGPGGRRGVLMVAAGGPGASGLDRPSGLVEDKPELAAAYDVVGFDQRGVGRSTRPVCQTEEEFREFFAHDFRDRSPAALRGVLDRSRAMARDCEARSGGLLPYLTTEQTVRDVDLFRSLLGAERISYYGPSYATMIGAYYATLFPRRVERMVLDSNVGWAGSWEAFERGQPRSFQRRFEGDFLPWLAKYDAVYHYGRTAGEVKARWEARRRALAEHPVTVGTAVIGPNQLDNGTIQAMYNAREGFPALAAALHALDRGNDAEPGERHLLEKVFGSYLSPAFLAEFFSVTCGDTAWNRDVGTWVRRGARDTAALPLAGARELAFSSVCAYWPASATPRVKVTGAGLPTTLMVNSVRDPATYYEAALADHRALRGSRLVTVTGGGDHGQYRDGNACVDAIVTEYLLTGRAPGRDTTCAAGPLPVPAGAGARAVS
- a CDS encoding DUF488 domain-containing protein, yielding MNPKPAPHINVRRVYDPPQPADGTRVLVDRLWPRGLAKEDAHVDEWPKELTPSTELRRWYHGPDGTFDEFRRRYEAELAAPEAAGALDRLRGLAAEGPVTLLTAAKDPAHSHTEVLRGHLGG
- a CDS encoding pirin family protein yields the protein MSNLDLHPAPTPCGGREDVTARPVHELLRAKSVPLGESTMVRRLLPSMGRRMIGAWCFVDHYGPDDIADRPGMQVAPHPHMGLQTVSWLHEGEVLHRDSLGSLQTVRPRELGLMTSGRAIAHSEESPREHARLLHGAQLWVALPDADRHRAPMWEHHADLPRVHGGGLDATVILGELDGARSPGTTFTPIVGADVSLPAGASARLPVEPDFEYAALTMSGEAEVDGVRLAPGSLLYLGCGRRELPLRADTDSAFMLLGGEPFEEHLVMWWNFVGRSHEEIAQARSDWTAGSRFGTVHGYAGTRLPAPELPPVPLKPRGRAR
- a CDS encoding universal stress protein gives rise to the protein MDPQPCGTGGPSAPSCRESTAGGTRNRASARDRRPPVPPASGAARRGAALRVLHAWRYSAVPGPLPPAEWYRDGAVRRERCEAAVPVFAAAALREEYPDVEVRTESVSGSPGRALVEASEDADVVVLCVRRARHAAGFRFGPVTRSVLRGAHCPVVLVPVP
- a CDS encoding CBS domain-containing protein — its product is MVDHRTVGDLMTHHVVRVRPDTPYKAIVRKLTEYEITAVPVVDGGGRVVGMVSQADLMPKAAGLSAASARPRPGPPGGRPVPETGAKAEGVRAADLMTSRPVCARPDWTVAEAALVMTERNLGRLPVVDEAEVLVGIVSRGDILRVYLRDDAAIRSEIELDVLWRCLGLSPSAVRVRVSQGQVTLTGTVEADDAGVLPVIGRLCRSVDGVVSVQRRVSCLRTGTESTAASGTR
- a CDS encoding CBS domain-containing protein — its product is MTYESHGPRTVGDVMTRTVVAVGRRAVYKEIVKTLAEWRVGTVPVLAGEGRVVGVVSRADLLSREEFRDEPGREVEGVGAAVALGRHGADGLAKAAARTAEDLMSAPAVTVRGDATVAEAARIMARARVKTLPVVDAEGRLAGIVSRGDLLTVYLREDEDIAAEIRTDVVAPLFPHRRPTVDVRVDEGVVTLSGAVPDSVPVPLVIRLVRAVGGVVDVGVRPAPSVAR
- the pflB gene encoding formate C-acetyltransferase, which codes for MTTVTEPAAGTPAGAWHGFAGQGWRERIDVRDFILANVTPYEGDAAFLTGPTGRTRAVWGAVTALFPEERRKGVLDVDTATPAGITAHRPGYIDRDRELIVGLQTDAPLKRAIMPNGGLRMVENGLRAYGYEPDPFVTKVFGTYRKTHNDGVFDAYTPEMRRARKAGVITGLPDAYGRGRIIGDYRRVALYGVDRLIEAKRAERARLDDVPSGEAVIRDREELAEQLRALDELKRMAAGYGCDVSRPAATAHEAVQWLYLGYLAAVKEQNGAAMSLGRTSTFLDVYLERDLAEGRIDETRAQELIDDFVIKLRIVRFLRTPEYDELFSGDPTWVTESIGGIAEDGRPLVTRTSFRFLRTLYNLGPAPEPNLTVLWSPALPEGFKRYCARVSIDTSSIQYESDDLMRPRTGDDTAIACCVSAMAVGRQMQFFGARVNLAKALLYAVNGGRDELTGEQVAPAAPPLTGEYLDYDELCAAYDRMLDWLAGTYVDALNVIHYMHDKYAYERLEMALHDHPVRRTMACGVAGLSVAADSLSAVRYARVRVVRDATGLAVDYEVEGDYPAYGNNDDRADSLASGLVTAFMAKIRRHPTYRGAEHTQSVLTITSNVVYGKHTGNTPDGRRAGAPFAPGANPMNGRDRHGMAASALSVAKLPYDQALDGISLTSTITPDGLGRTPEDRVTNLVGLLDGYMAAGGFHMNVNVLDRAVLEDAMEHPEKYPDLTIRVSGYAVHFVRLTEEQQRDVIGRTFHGTA
- the pflA gene encoding pyruvate formate-lyase-activating protein; translation: MSTAGPATGRVHSWDLSTGVDGPGTRFVLFTSGCPLRCRYCQNPDTWHLRDGKAVGVDEVLARIETFRVFLAASGGGVTISGGEPLLQPAFTGEVLRRCKALGLHTALDTSGHLGARADDALLAATDLVLLDIKSFDARTYRALTGGALAPTLRFARRLDALGTRVWVRYVLVPGWTDAEADVEGLAAFAAGLGCVERVDVLPFHKLGAGKYEALGIPFPLRDTPVPDAALVRRVRERFRAHGLRAD
- a CDS encoding PP2C family protein-serine/threonine phosphatase — its product is MCRLDRAQERMRALLDAVLAVSRELDLPVVLRRIVSAAMELVDARYGALGVLNDDHTGLDEFLPLGLEDRERRALAGVDLPHGQGLLGHLIEHPVPLRVDGLLHHPGSTGFPAGHPPMQTLLGVAISVRGRVYGNLYLCDRRDGKPFDDEDEAVVLALAGAAGVAIENARLYDQVRSGAEQFQRMLLPRLPDLGPFSAAAVYRPATAPGHHLGGDWYDTLLLPDGACAAVIGDVVGHDLKAAAAMAQTRNMLRALLYDRGSPPSSILTQLDRTLHAVAESPVTTACLARLEPTADGWTLRWSAAGHLPPLVLDPDGRTRFLHAEPGLPLGVDTRLPRPDHVHPLRPGSTVIFYTDGLVEHPRHPIDAGLDALAALVAAHARLPVEHLCRVLADERPGDGHDDLAILAVRTPDRPGREG